One Notolabrus celidotus isolate fNotCel1 chromosome 18, fNotCel1.pri, whole genome shotgun sequence DNA window includes the following coding sequences:
- the synpo2lb gene encoding synaptopodin 2-like protein: MVAEEIVVSLSGGAPWGFRLQGGAEQQKPLQVAKVRRRSKACRAGLKEHDELVAIGDDCCADLSHAQAMSLIDTQNATLNLRVKRAPPGFHSSSHSTSSRSSTRVLSPTSNRSSILSPTGIPSGITSPPDSEAYYGETDSDADTQSHTHRRQRRTPPHARSPARYDNQEEEETSEMSGYESATDAGLSLQSQWDGQSFLGVPRRELIYQPPQTDWITPAHTPHTLTPHSLTPTPDQGLTEAEGEGDSGFQEAGGIIGLACPPLVSPERAKEAMMLSSSKQLVPMVGPQMTPLSDELSTTYKDKARQAKLQRGESQVEKQVKEARTKCRSIASLLTDAPNPNSKGVLMFKKRRQRAKRYTLTCFGRAEGDRGGDTEGETGGETEEEGGSSVLSGSEVDEEGFSASFDPTWDSGYLDLLDRRSSACPSTTPTTPTTPTTNHSFGVDISTYQTPGFINPVNQSPRLELSGLESSALQGSILESSITKQPISNHCSPMSPPAIALANGGSVGVSRASVVLSSPTQMHFQSQNGQHINPNPTANLSPSPLTDSDPNLNANFSPAAGVLNRTARPFTPGPTGSRPNVTSVMFRPPQPKPTALTMASKPVSAVSMMTIQPSRQPSGPDPRRAVSSTSLYIPPRNTNGNTTPSVNSPPSSLSSAPFSQPAINPPTFPPQPAVYASQPTPFSPSSAQSTPIYPTPAQPLYPQPPMSFTSHPSPTHPPPPSYIAASSISPPHPPDLTHASFHAQPTPPPPPPTQPATSPPVHPYINTTMTAGPHAVMTAASTPQAPVADSLGTREQRISVPAARTGILHDARRRSNKKPMFCSVQNKDISPNPDLMSMVQNMDDRFERTPGGESGVAPSGETGHESGPEEDWLRLGAEACNFLQAQKGPRPPPVAPKPQAPPQVPQLGGKGGQLFARRQSRMDRYVVERAPSVAAAPYSPAQTREPSPTPSLPATWKYSSSIRAPPPINYNPLLSPSCPLKAQKKTELAKSGKAGSKAKKACAKAVDIMNHQPYQLNSSLFSYGGGVPQDTSTYQQQQGSASGPQKTARVYEVKRFSTPPPTSTGPALKVIVPRSATTLGEPLWRPDVTSPPPTAQAPYQPYQPQPQPYQPPPQSYQPQPQPYQPPPQSYQPQPQPYQPQWATSPMSPPPAPTAPLPQLPSFSSSPAPNQVQIPTFSHLQSSNNAQASRQFKSAPDLSPLSPTGAPQSVSGSTQQPRVPRPRFSTSNLGLQPGVWRPGSTAH, encoded by the exons ATGGTAGCGGAGGAGATTGTGGTCTCCCTCTCAGGTGGAGCTCCATGGGGCTTCAGATTGCAGGGAGGAGCAGAGCAGCAAAAACCTCTACAGGTGGCAAAG GTACGTAGGCGCAGCAAAGCGTGCAGAGCTGGACTGAAGGAGCATGACGAGCTGGTTGCCATTGGGGATGATTGTTGTGCTGATCTCAGTCATGCTCAGGCCATGAGCCTCATAGATACGCAGAATGCCACACTCAACCTGAGGGTCAAAAG gGCCCCTCCTGGTTTCCACTCCTCTTCTCACTCTACATCGTCCCGCTCCTCCACGAGGGTCCTGTCTCCCACCTCCAACCgttcctccatcctctcccccACAGGGATACCCAGCGGCATTACTTCCCCTCCTGACAGCGAGGCTTActatggagagacagacagcgatgcagacacacagtcacacacacaccgccgCCAACGCCGCACACCTCCTCATGCACGGTCACCTGCTCGCTATGACaaccaggaagaggaggagacctcAGAGATGAGTGG CTATGAAAGTGCCACAGATGCCGGTCTTTCCCTGCAGAGCCAGTGGGATGGTCAGTCTTTCCTCGGAGTCCCTCGCAGAGAGCTTATCTACCAGCCCCCCCAGACTGACTGGATCACTCCAgcacacactccacacactctgacccctcactcactcacacccaCTCCTGATCAGGGGTTAACAGAGGCAGAAGGAGAGGGGGACAGCGGCTTCCAGGAGGCGGGGGGCATCATTGGGCTGGCCTGCCCGCCACTCGTGTCTCCTGAGCGGGCTAAAGAGGCTATGATGCTGAGCTCCAGTAAACAGCTGGTGCCCATGGTGGGACCACAGATGACCCCTCTGAGTGATGAGCTCTCAACTACGTATAAGGATAAAGCACGGCAAGCCA AGTTGCAGCGTGGGGAGAGCCAGGTGGAGAAACAGGTGAAAGAAGCTCGTACTAAATGCCGCTCCATTGCCTCTTTGCTGACTGATGCTCCCAACCCCAACTCGAAAGGGGTGCTTATGTTCAAGAAACGCCGGCAAAGGGCCAAGAGATACACACTGACCTGCTTTGGCAGAGCTGAAGGAGATAGAGGAGGGGatacagagggagagacaggaggggagacagaggaggaaggaggaagttCAGTCCTAAGTGGCTCAGAAGTTGATGAAGAAGGATTCTCAGCATCGTTTGACCCTACCTGGGATTCTGGTTATCTAGACCTGCTGGACAGGAGGAGCTCTGCTTGCCCATCAACTACACCAACTACACCTACAACGccaacaaccaatcacagctttgGGGTGGATATCTCAACCTATCAGACTCCAGGATTTATAAACCCTGTCAATCAAAGCCCAAGATTGGAGTTATCAGGACTGGAGAGTTCAGCTTTGCAAGGCTCAATACTGGAGAGCAGCATCACGAAGCAACCAATCAGTAACCACTGTTCACCAATGTCTCCCCCAGCTATTGCTCTGGCCAATGGGGGGTCAGTAGGTGTTAGTCGGGCTAGTGTTGTTCTGAGTTCCCCTACTCAGATGCACTTTCAGAGCCAGAATGGGCAACATATCAACCCTAATCCAACTGCTAATCTTAGTCCTAGCCCACTCACTGACTCAGATCCTAATCTAAATGCCAACTtcagtcctgctgcaggtgttcTGAATCGTACCGCACGCCCCTTCACCCCAGGTCCTACTGGTTCCCGTCCAAATGTAACTTCTGTGATGTTTCGCCCTCCCCAACCTAAACCGACAGCCTTAACCATGGCTTCAAAACCTGTGTCAGCTGTCTCCATGATGACTATCCAGCCTTCTCGCCAACCATCTGGGCCAGATCCAAGGAGAGCGGTGTCCAGCACCTCCCTGTACATCCCCCCAAGAAATACCAATGGCAACACTACCCCATCTGTGaactctcctccctcctctttgtcTTCTGCACCGTTCTCCCAGCCTGCAATAAATCCACCGACATTTCCCCCCCAGCCTGCGGTGTATGCTTcccaaccaaccccgttctctcCTTCTTCAGCTCAAAGCACCCCAATCTATCCAACACCTGCCCAACCCCTCTACCCTCAACCTCCCATGTCATTTACCTCTCATCCGTCTCCTACccatccacctcctccttcctACATTGCTGCTTCTTCAATCTCCCCACCACATCCCCCTGATCTGACTCATGCCTCCTTCCACGCCCAGCcaaccccacctcctccccctcctacCCAACCTGCTACATCTCCACCAGTGCACCCCTACATCAACACAACAATGACTGCTGGTCCCCATGCTGTCATGACAGCTGCATCAACCCCACAAGCTCCTGTGGCTGATTCACTGGGGACACGAGAGCAGCGCATCTCTGTCCCTGCTGCTCGCACCGGCATCCTGCATGATGCCCGTCGTCGAAGTAACAAGAAGCCAATGTTCTGTTCAGTCCAGAACAAAGATATTTCCCCTAACCCTGACTTAATGTCGATGGTCCAGAACATGGATGACCGTTTTGAGAGAACCCCAGGTGGTGAATCTGGAGTCGCACCAAGTGGGGAGACCGGACATGAATCAGGGCCTGAAGAGGACTGGCTTAGGCTTGGTGCGGAGGCTTGCAACTTTTTGCAAGCTCAGAAGGGACCAAGGCCACCTCCTGTAGCCCCCAAACCCCAGGCACCTCCTCAGGTGCCACAGCTGGGAGGGAAAGGTGGTCAACTGTTTGCCCGAAGACAGAGCCGGATGGATCGGTATGTTGTGGAGCGAGCCCCTTCTGTTGCTGCAGCACCTTACTCTCCCGCCCAAACAAGGGAGCCCTCACCCACACCATCTCTTCCTGCCACCTGGAAATACTCATCCAGCATCCGTGCTCCCCCACCGATCAACTACAACCCCCTGCTCTCTCCTTCCTGCCCTCTCAAGGCCCAAAAGAAGACTGAGTTGGCAAAGTCCGGGAAAGCTGGATCCAAAGCAAAGAAAGCATGTGCCAAAGCTGTTGACATCATGAACCACCAACCATACCAGCTCAACTCTTCTCTGTTCAGCTATGGGGGTGGGGTTCCACAGGATACCTCCACTTATCAGCAGCAGCAAGGAAGTGCAAGCGGTCCTCAGAAGACAGCACGGGTGTATGAAGTAAAGCGCTTCTCCACACCACCACCAACAAGCACAGGGCCTGCCCTCAAAGTTATCGTTCCTCGGTCAGCTACGACACTTGGAGAGCCTCTGTGGCGCCCTGATgtcacatctcctcctcctacaGCACAAGCCCCCTACCAACCCTACCAACCTCAACCCCAACCTTACCAACCTCCACCCCAATCCTATCAACCTCAACCCCAACCTTACCAACCACCACCCCAATCCTATCAACCTCAACCCCAACCTTACCAACCTCAGTGGGCCACCTCCCCaatgtctcctcctcctgctcctacTGCTCCACTCCCACAgcttccctccttctcctcatctcCTGCACCAAATCAAGTCCAGATCCCTACCTTCTCCCACCTTCAGTCTTCCAACAATGCCCAGGCCAGCAGG